The following are from one region of the Actinomycetota bacterium genome:
- a CDS encoding isoprenyl transferase: MKRHKTGLRKGSTAPGGDLSADEVKKDYVPRHVAVIMDGNGRWASKRKLPRLAGHKAGSNAIRRVIEIATEIGVEYLTLYTFSTENWKRPKDEVTGLMSLFEEQMAKETDELDRQGVRIRVLGRMAELPDSTRKAFADAIEKTKGNSRLNLNLALNYSGRAEIVDAANALCEAIRTGKEKPDITEEMFARYVYTSGMPDPELLIRTSGELRVSNFLLWQIAYSELWITEKLWPDFTKDDFSQAVAEYKQRKRRFGGLVEV; the protein is encoded by the coding sequence TTGAAGAGGCATAAAACGGGTCTTCGCAAGGGGTCTACGGCGCCGGGCGGAGACCTTTCCGCGGACGAGGTTAAAAAAGATTACGTCCCGCGCCATGTCGCCGTGATTATGGACGGTAACGGGCGCTGGGCGTCAAAACGGAAGCTGCCCAGGTTGGCGGGGCACAAAGCCGGCTCTAATGCTATCAGGCGCGTCATCGAGATAGCGACGGAGATAGGCGTCGAATACCTGACGCTCTATACGTTTTCGACGGAAAACTGGAAGAGGCCAAAAGATGAAGTAACCGGTTTGATGTCGTTGTTCGAAGAACAGATGGCCAAAGAGACCGATGAGTTGGACCGACAAGGCGTGCGCATCAGGGTGCTGGGACGGATGGCGGAATTGCCCGACAGCACGAGAAAGGCGTTTGCCGATGCGATTGAGAAGACCAAAGGCAACTCGCGGCTCAACCTGAACCTGGCGCTCAACTACAGCGGCAGAGCGGAGATAGTAGATGCCGCAAACGCCCTCTGCGAGGCAATCCGCACGGGAAAAGAGAAGCCCGATATAACTGAGGAAATGTTCGCGCGTTACGTGTATACTTCAGGTATGCCCGACCCCGAATTGTTAATCCGCACCAGCGGCGAATTACGGGTGAGTAACTTTCTCCTTTGGCAAATCGCGTATTCAGAGTTGTGGATAACCGAGAAATTATGGCCTGATTTTACTAAAGACGATTTTTCGCAAGCGGTTGCCGAGTATAAGCAGCGGAAAAGAAGATTCGGTGGGTTAGTCGAAGTCTAG
- the rseP gene encoding RIP metalloprotease RseP, producing the protein MVAFIGLGLIIFVHELGHFVAGKLMGLKIREFMFGLPGPRIFSIKWGETEYGATYIPFGGYVRFAGTESELQMEEDEEDRNTPPERKYDSLPKWKKSLVMVAGPAMNLLFPILLVALLLAVQGQQFFQPVIGEVVKGSAAQEVGIKIGDRIVSANGDDIETWTDLTDHLRESPGEQVRLTIERGDETLTLTPKLGVKDGRGFLGVSPSEDEEPIVKREPVHLALYKGTLLTYDMTKFLVVTVYHVITQDSGQLTESSRGPVGIIDETARIAKQDFWQFVGVLAFLSINLGVLNLLPIPPLDGGRLAILGVEGIIRRPINKKLVFGINAAGMALLLTLMFYLIVMDVGRIFTRTVGNGGG; encoded by the coding sequence TTGGTAGCGTTTATAGGTCTGGGTCTCATCATATTCGTCCATGAGTTGGGCCATTTTGTAGCGGGCAAGCTCATGGGACTGAAAATCAGGGAGTTCATGTTCGGCCTTCCCGGTCCGCGTATCTTTTCGATTAAGTGGGGCGAGACCGAGTACGGGGCGACCTACATACCGTTTGGCGGCTATGTCCGGTTCGCGGGGACCGAGTCGGAGCTGCAGATGGAAGAAGACGAAGAGGATCGAAACACCCCGCCGGAGCGCAAATACGACTCGTTGCCGAAGTGGAAGAAATCCCTGGTAATGGTTGCCGGACCCGCTATGAACCTGCTGTTCCCGATATTGCTGGTGGCGCTGCTCCTGGCCGTTCAAGGACAGCAGTTTTTCCAACCGGTAATCGGCGAAGTCGTAAAAGGCAGCGCGGCGCAAGAGGTCGGAATAAAAATTGGTGACAGGATTGTCTCCGCCAACGGGGACGATATCGAGACGTGGACCGATTTGACGGACCATCTGCGCGAGAGTCCGGGCGAGCAAGTGCGCCTGACCATCGAGCGCGGGGATGAGACGCTGACGCTCACGCCGAAGCTGGGCGTAAAAGACGGCCGGGGTTTTCTCGGGGTCTCGCCGTCTGAAGACGAAGAGCCTATCGTCAAGCGCGAGCCCGTCCATCTGGCGCTCTACAAAGGGACGTTGCTCACTTACGACATGACGAAGTTCCTGGTGGTGACGGTCTACCACGTCATAACGCAGGACTCGGGACAGCTCACCGAGTCGAGCCGGGGTCCGGTCGGCATCATAGACGAGACGGCGCGCATCGCAAAGCAGGATTTCTGGCAATTTGTCGGGGTGCTCGCGTTTCTCAGCATAAATCTCGGCGTTCTAAACCTGTTGCCCATTCCGCCGCTCGACGGCGGGCGGCTCGCGATATTGGGGGTCGAGGGCATCATAAGGAGGCCGATCAACAAGAAGCTGGTCTTTGGAATCAACGCGGCGGGTATGGCGCTCTTGCTGACGCTGATGTTCTACCTCATCGTCATGGATGTCGGCAGGATATTCACACGAACCGTGGGCAACGGTGGTGGCTAG
- a CDS encoding phosphatidate cytidylyltransferase: MLKERVISALVGAPLIIASLLLGKYVFALLIVIIAVIATDEFYSMLILREFKPNIVAGVGGSIAVFLGTLAGGVSGLLLALVFVTMVVLVWQTFTEGSIVNAGLTITGLVYITLPLSHLILLYGLPRGVIGVVLVLVATWVSDIAAYAFGGAIGKRKLAPTISAKKTIEGTIAGIIAPTVFIGLAFMTPWMPFVVEQGAVVAILKGLGLGLIVGVVAPVGDLIESRIKRELRVKDSGATIPGHGGFLDRFDSVIVAGVIAYYYWLFIV, from the coding sequence ATGCTAAAAGAACGAGTGATCAGCGCGCTTGTCGGGGCCCCGCTTATTATCGCCTCTTTACTTCTGGGGAAGTATGTCTTCGCCTTATTGATTGTCATCATCGCGGTGATAGCGACCGATGAGTTCTATTCGATGCTTATTTTACGTGAGTTCAAACCCAATATCGTCGCCGGCGTAGGCGGAAGCATCGCCGTATTCCTGGGGACGCTTGCCGGTGGAGTCAGCGGCTTGTTGTTGGCCCTCGTCTTCGTGACGATGGTCGTCTTGGTATGGCAGACCTTTACCGAGGGCAGTATCGTAAACGCCGGGTTGACCATAACCGGCCTGGTCTATATCACGCTTCCGTTAAGCCACCTGATATTACTATACGGTCTCCCGCGGGGTGTAATCGGGGTCGTCCTGGTTTTAGTTGCGACTTGGGTAAGCGATATCGCGGCCTATGCCTTTGGCGGGGCGATAGGAAAGCGCAAACTGGCCCCGACGATAAGCGCCAAGAAGACTATCGAAGGTACGATAGCCGGCATAATAGCTCCGACGGTATTCATAGGTTTGGCGTTCATGACGCCGTGGATGCCCTTCGTCGTCGAGCAGGGCGCGGTAGTCGCGATTTTGAAGGGTTTGGGTCTCGGTTTGATAGTCGGTGTCGTGGCGCCGGTGGGAGACCTTATAGAGTCGCGAATCAAACGGGAGTTGCGCGTCAAGGACAGCGGCGCGACGATACCGGGCCATGGGGGCTTTCTGGACAGGTTCGACAGCGTCATCGTCGCCGGCGTCATCGCATATTACTATTGGCTGTTCATCGTTTAG
- the whiG gene encoding RNA polymerase sigma factor WhiG, with protein sequence METRSQGDIIEVWKTYKGEACQDCRDKLIINYAPLVKYIAGRVAANLPQNVDQADLVSYGLFGLIDAIEKYDMAREIKFETYAITRIKGAIIDELRALDWVPRSVRHRARVLERVYYELENELRRPPSDAEVANAMGITVEEHGELLSQLSYTSMLALEELWNVGEKDDKVSLIDSIEDTSSPDPADSFEFEEMKTILADAIKKLPDRERTVIALYYYDNLTLREIGEILGVTESRISQLHTKAVIRLKSKMRSAQIVQKD encoded by the coding sequence TTGGAAACCCGAAGCCAAGGCGACATAATCGAGGTATGGAAGACATACAAGGGCGAAGCATGCCAGGATTGTCGCGATAAACTCATAATCAACTATGCGCCGCTCGTAAAGTATATCGCGGGCCGCGTAGCCGCGAATCTTCCCCAAAATGTCGACCAGGCCGACCTGGTAAGTTATGGCCTCTTCGGTCTTATCGACGCTATTGAAAAGTACGATATGGCGCGTGAGATCAAGTTTGAGACTTACGCGATAACCAGGATAAAGGGAGCGATAATCGACGAACTCAGAGCGCTCGATTGGGTTCCTCGTTCGGTCAGACACCGGGCGCGTGTTCTCGAGCGCGTCTACTATGAGCTTGAAAACGAGCTTCGCCGGCCGCCAAGTGACGCCGAGGTCGCCAACGCGATGGGCATCACGGTAGAGGAGCACGGCGAATTACTAAGCCAGCTCAGCTATACGTCGATGCTCGCGCTTGAGGAACTCTGGAATGTCGGCGAAAAAGATGACAAGGTCAGCCTCATCGACAGCATCGAAGATACCTCCAGCCCAGACCCGGCGGACAGCTTCGAGTTCGAAGAGATGAAGACGATTTTAGCGGACGCCATAAAGAAGCTTCCCGACCGGGAACGGACCGTAATAGCGCTTTACTACTACGACAACCTCACCTTGCGCGAGATAGGCGAGATCCTCGGGGTCACCGAGTCGCGCATCTCGCAGCTCCACACCAAAGCGGTCATTCGCCTCAAATCCAAGATGCGCAGCGCGCAGATTGTCCAGAAGGATTAG
- a CDS encoding 1-deoxy-D-xylulose-5-phosphate reductoisomerase — protein sequence MKNIVILGSSGSIGLQTIDIVKRYPERFNIVGLSVDRNIDILERQIAELKPKVVVVGDEASAKKLKDKDLGGIEVMAGIAGLEELAAYPGADIVLNALVGSVGLRPTIAALKARKVLALANKESMVAGGAIVNRTREETDAVILPVDSEHNALFQCIVGESEDEIEKLMLTASGGPFRGRTREALGKVTVEEALAHPRWVMGPKITIDSATLMNKGLEVIEAHWLFRVPYERIEVVVHPQSIIHSMVEFKDGSIKAHLGRTDMRIPIQYTLSYPERLPSPVPPLSFTDVATLTFEAPDYENFPCLRYAFEAAEAGGTYPAALNAANEEAVEAFLDKRIGYLDIPRVIRGVLDRHEGGDDADLGIILEVEEWARRAAGEVVKSLAR from the coding sequence TTGAAAAACATAGTCATTTTGGGTTCGAGCGGCTCGATTGGGCTGCAGACAATAGACATCGTCAAGCGCTATCCCGAAAGATTCAACATCGTCGGCCTTAGCGTCGATCGAAACATCGACATTTTAGAGCGACAGATAGCCGAACTTAAGCCGAAAGTAGTCGTTGTCGGTGACGAAGCGAGCGCCAAAAAGCTAAAGGACAAAGACCTGGGTGGAATCGAAGTCATGGCCGGCATCGCGGGCCTCGAGGAATTGGCCGCTTATCCGGGCGCGGACATTGTCCTTAACGCGCTGGTGGGTTCGGTCGGCTTGCGCCCCACGATAGCGGCGCTCAAAGCCCGGAAAGTCTTGGCGCTCGCGAACAAGGAATCGATGGTCGCAGGCGGCGCGATCGTAAACCGGACCCGCGAGGAGACGGACGCGGTCATACTGCCGGTCGACAGCGAACACAACGCGCTCTTCCAATGTATCGTCGGGGAGAGCGAAGATGAAATAGAGAAGCTCATGCTGACCGCTTCGGGAGGGCCGTTTCGCGGGAGAACGCGCGAAGCGCTCGGCAAAGTCACGGTCGAAGAGGCGCTCGCCCATCCGCGTTGGGTAATGGGTCCGAAGATTACCATCGACTCGGCGACTTTGATGAACAAGGGGCTCGAGGTCATCGAGGCGCACTGGCTCTTTCGTGTCCCGTATGAAAGAATCGAGGTCGTCGTCCACCCGCAGAGCATCATCCATTCGATGGTCGAGTTCAAAGACGGCTCGATAAAGGCGCACTTGGGGCGGACCGATATGCGCATCCCCATCCAGTACACCCTATCGTATCCCGAGCGATTACCGTCACCGGTACCGCCGTTGAGCTTTACCGACGTGGCGACTCTCACTTTCGAGGCGCCCGATTACGAGAACTTCCCGTGCCTGCGGTACGCGTTCGAGGCGGCCGAGGCCGGCGGGACTTATCCGGCGGCGCTCAACGCCGCAAACGAAGAGGCCGTCGAGGCGTTTCTCGACAAGCGTATCGGCTATCTGGACATCCCCCGCGTTATAAGGGGCGTCCTCGACCGTCACGAAGGCGGCGATGACGCCGATTTGGGTATAATTCTAGAGGTCGAGGAGTGGGCGAGGCGCGCGGCGGGCGAGGTCGTTAAAAGCCTTGCGAGATAG
- the tsf gene encoding translation elongation factor Ts yields the protein MEITAAAVNELRKLSGAGMMDCKKALSEAGGDVAAATDILRKKGLASLAKRAGREANEGLVESYIHSGGKIGVLVEVNSETDFVARSDDFKQFAHDVALQIAAGNPTYVTREEVPESIVIKEMEIYRAQGLEEGKPENVLDKIAQGRIEKYYQQVVLMEQEFVKNPDMTMKDYLGGLVAKLGENIGVRRFVRYELGESV from the coding sequence ATGGAAATCACGGCAGCTGCAGTAAATGAACTGCGGAAATTGAGCGGCGCCGGCATGATGGATTGCAAGAAGGCGCTTTCGGAGGCGGGCGGCGATGTCGCCGCAGCCACCGATATTCTTCGTAAAAAAGGCCTGGCATCGCTGGCCAAAAGGGCGGGACGCGAGGCGAACGAGGGACTCGTAGAATCCTATATTCATAGTGGAGGAAAAATCGGTGTCCTTGTTGAAGTAAACAGCGAGACTGATTTTGTCGCGCGCAGCGATGACTTCAAGCAGTTCGCGCACGACGTTGCGCTCCAGATAGCGGCGGGCAATCCGACCTATGTGACCCGTGAGGAAGTGCCGGAATCGATCGTCATCAAAGAGATGGAGATATACCGCGCGCAAGGCCTCGAAGAGGGCAAGCCGGAAAACGTACTCGACAAGATAGCCCAGGGTCGCATCGAAAAGTATTATCAGCAGGTCGTTTTGATGGAGCAGGAATTCGTCAAGAATCCGGATATGACGATGAAGGATTATCTCGGCGGCCTCGTCGCGAAGCTCGGAGAGAATATCGGAGTCAGAAGGTTTGTCCGCTACGAGCTGGGCGAGAGCGTTTAG
- the frr gene encoding ribosome recycling factor, giving the protein MFQEVINESESKMKKAVEAIRNEMAGIRTGRVTAALFDRIVVDYYGTRTPLKQVASISTPEAQLAVIQPWDKSAITAIEKAIMTSDIGVTPSNDGTVIRLPFPPLSEERRRDFVKLTKKVAEEGKVSIRGVRHSGRDDLQVLEEEKEISEDDRKRAEKKIDELTEKYTKEIDAMFQRKEQEIMEV; this is encoded by the coding sequence GTGTTCCAGGAAGTCATAAACGAGTCGGAATCGAAGATGAAAAAGGCTGTTGAAGCGATACGCAATGAGATGGCGGGAATCAGGACCGGGCGGGTAACAGCCGCTTTGTTCGACCGAATTGTCGTCGACTATTACGGCACGCGCACGCCCCTGAAACAGGTTGCGAGCATCAGTACTCCCGAAGCGCAGTTGGCTGTTATCCAACCGTGGGATAAATCGGCTATAACCGCGATTGAAAAAGCGATTATGACCTCGGATATCGGGGTGACCCCCTCTAACGACGGGACGGTCATCCGCTTGCCCTTCCCCCCGCTGAGCGAAGAGCGACGGAGAGATTTTGTAAAGCTGACCAAAAAGGTCGCCGAAGAGGGCAAAGTATCGATTCGCGGTGTCCGCCACAGCGGTCGAGACGACTTGCAAGTGCTCGAAGAAGAGAAGGAGATATCCGAGGACGACCGCAAGAGGGCCGAGAAGAAAATCGATGAGTTGACCGAGAAGTACACCAAGGAGATAGACGCCATGTTCCAGCGAAAAGAGCAGGAGATAATGGAGGTCTAG
- the tgt gene encoding tRNA guanosine(34) transglycosylase Tgt, giving the protein MIEFELIHEDKRTSARAGLIKTPHGDIETPVFMPVGTKATVKTMTPGELTDIGAQIVLGNTYHLYLRPGHDLIEQAGGLHKFMSWDKPILTDSGGFQVFSLSDMRKITDEGVEFRSVIDGSSHFFTPEKVIEIEEAIGADIIMVLDECVAYPADKADAERAVMRTYEWAKRSRAALTSDQALFGIVQGATYEDLRKRSAELTVGLDFPGYAIGGLSVGEPHSKMFEILDYTVPVLPRNKPRYVMGLGNPTSLVEAVSQGIDMFDCVLPTRIARNGTALTSEGKLNLRNARFAKDFTPLDPTHDCYVCDNYSRAYLRHLVQSDEILGARLLTWHNLAYLFDLMRGARQAILEDRYARFRDEYLAGHDMEFGTI; this is encoded by the coding sequence ATGATAGAATTCGAGCTGATACACGAGGATAAGCGGACGAGCGCGCGCGCGGGCTTGATAAAGACCCCGCACGGCGATATCGAGACGCCGGTCTTTATGCCGGTCGGCACCAAGGCGACGGTCAAGACGATGACGCCCGGCGAGCTGACCGATATCGGAGCGCAAATCGTCCTCGGCAATACCTACCACCTTTACCTGCGCCCCGGCCACGACCTCATCGAGCAAGCGGGGGGCCTGCACAAGTTCATGAGCTGGGACAAGCCCATCCTTACCGACAGCGGCGGGTTCCAGGTGTTCAGCTTGAGCGATATGCGTAAGATAACCGACGAGGGCGTCGAGTTCCGCTCGGTAATAGACGGCTCATCCCACTTCTTCACTCCCGAAAAAGTAATCGAGATAGAAGAGGCGATCGGCGCCGATATCATTATGGTGCTCGATGAATGCGTTGCCTACCCCGCCGATAAAGCGGACGCCGAGCGCGCCGTTATGCGCACCTACGAATGGGCGAAGCGCTCCAGAGCGGCGCTCACATCCGACCAGGCGCTCTTTGGAATCGTGCAGGGCGCGACCTACGAGGATTTAAGGAAGCGCAGCGCCGAGCTGACGGTCGGGCTCGATTTTCCGGGCTACGCTATCGGGGGCCTGAGCGTCGGGGAGCCGCATTCGAAGATGTTCGAGATTCTCGACTACACGGTCCCGGTGCTCCCGCGCAATAAGCCGCGCTATGTGATGGGTCTGGGCAATCCCACAAGCCTCGTCGAGGCGGTCTCGCAAGGTATCGATATGTTCGATTGTGTGCTGCCTACGCGGATTGCGCGCAACGGCACCGCGCTGACGAGCGAGGGCAAGCTAAACCTGCGCAACGCGAGATTCGCGAAAGATTTTACCCCGCTCGACCCGACCCACGACTGTTATGTCTGCGACAACTACAGCCGGGCATACTTGAGGCATTTGGTCCAATCGGACGAGATACTCGGGGCGCGCCTGCTGACTTGGCATAATCTCGCTTATCTCTTCGATCTTATGCGGGGCGCGCGCCAAGCGATTCTCGAGGACCGTTACGCGCGCTTCCGGGATGAATATCTGGCCGGGCACGACATGGAATTCGGAACAATATAG
- a CDS encoding UMP kinase: protein MATYKYKRVLLKLSGQSLAGTGGYGIDPAVMLGIAQELKRLYEDNIEIAVVVGGGNIFRGFEASAKGMDRATADYVGMLATVMNALALQEAMEKEDVYTRVQSAITMQEVAEPYIRRRAIRHLEKGRAVIFAAGTGNPYFSTDTAAALRALEIGAEAILKATRVDGVYDSDPEKNPDARRYSELTYIDVLNKGLRVMDATAISLCMDNDIPIIVFDMTQPDNLRRVLLGEDIGTTVRGGR from the coding sequence ATGGCGACCTATAAATACAAGAGAGTACTTCTGAAACTGAGCGGACAGTCTCTCGCCGGAACCGGCGGTTACGGGATAGACCCCGCTGTGATGCTCGGGATAGCGCAAGAACTGAAGCGGCTTTACGAGGACAACATCGAAATCGCGGTAGTCGTCGGCGGCGGTAATATCTTCCGCGGCTTCGAGGCGAGCGCTAAGGGTATGGACAGGGCGACCGCGGACTATGTCGGCATGCTTGCCACGGTGATGAACGCGCTCGCGCTCCAGGAAGCCATGGAAAAAGAGGACGTTTACACCAGAGTCCAATCGGCCATCACGATGCAAGAGGTCGCCGAGCCGTATATTCGCCGGCGCGCGATACGCCATCTTGAAAAAGGCCGGGCGGTGATATTCGCGGCGGGCACCGGCAACCCGTATTTCAGCACGGACACGGCGGCGGCGCTCAGGGCGCTCGAAATCGGCGCGGAAGCGATTCTTAAAGCCACGCGCGTCGACGGCGTCTACGATTCGGACCCGGAGAAGAATCCGGATGCGCGGCGTTATTCGGAACTGACCTATATCGACGTTCTAAATAAAGGGCTGCGCGTGATGGATGCGACGGCGATATCTCTCTGTATGGACAACGACATTCCCATAATCGTCTTCGACATGACCCAGCCCGACAACCTTCGCAGGGTGTTGTTGGGCGAAGATATAGGCACGACGGTGCGAGGAGGGCGATAA
- the rpsB gene encoding 30S ribosomal protein S2: MAVVSMKHLLEAGVHFGHQTRRWNPKMKSYIFTERNGIYIIDLQQTLGLIERAYAFARDIAANGEQILFVGTKKQAQEAIQEESAKCEMPYVNYRWLGGMLTNFKTIYSRVKRLEYLEIVNTENPGMLTKKELLKLNTEKTKLQRNLGGITDMKKLPGAVFIIDPRKERIAVQEARRLEIPIIAIVDTNCDPDEIDYVIPGNDDAIRAVTLITRVIADAALEGREAWMASLGKPDVVIPKAEEAKAGEAKAEAKVEVKVEAKAEDVEKAAEAKEDVEAKVEVKAVEETAEKKAESAEASSKA, encoded by the coding sequence ATGGCGGTTGTTTCCATGAAGCACCTATTAGAGGCCGGAGTCCACTTCGGGCATCAGACGCGCCGGTGGAACCCGAAGATGAAGTCCTACATATTTACCGAGCGCAACGGTATCTACATCATCGACCTTCAGCAAACCCTGGGCCTTATCGAACGAGCTTATGCGTTCGCGCGCGACATCGCGGCAAATGGCGAGCAAATCCTCTTCGTGGGTACTAAAAAACAGGCTCAAGAGGCCATTCAAGAGGAATCGGCTAAGTGCGAGATGCCTTATGTCAACTATCGTTGGCTGGGAGGCATGCTCACGAACTTCAAGACGATTTACAGTCGCGTAAAAAGGCTTGAATATCTCGAGATAGTAAATACCGAGAACCCGGGCATGCTCACCAAGAAAGAGCTGTTGAAGCTGAACACCGAAAAGACCAAGTTGCAGAGGAATCTCGGCGGAATCACCGATATGAAGAAACTTCCGGGGGCTGTGTTCATCATCGACCCCAGAAAAGAGAGAATAGCGGTGCAGGAGGCGCGTCGTCTCGAAATCCCTATTATAGCGATTGTCGATACGAACTGTGACCCCGACGAGATCGATTATGTGATACCCGGCAACGATGATGCTATTCGCGCGGTGACGCTTATCACGCGCGTTATCGCCGACGCGGCACTCGAAGGTCGTGAGGCCTGGATGGCGTCGCTCGGAAAGCCCGACGTTGTAATACCGAAGGCTGAAGAAGCCAAGGCGGGCGAAGCTAAAGCCGAAGCGAAGGTCGAAGTTAAAGTAGAAGCCAAAGCTGAGGACGTGGAGAAAGCGGCTGAAGCTAAGGAGGACGTCGAAGCTAAAGTTGAAGTGAAGGCGGTTGAAGAGACTGCTGAGAAGAAAGCTGAAAGCGCGGAAGCTTCTTCGAAAGCGTAG
- a CDS encoding tyrosine recombinase XerC, which yields MGLTAAEVRERFLTHLGAERNLSANTISAYDTDILQFFAFIEREALDMEDVDFRVLRNYLGLLQRKGYDRKSVARKLSAIRAFYRFARERAGIEKNPADIVSAPKLEKKLPKYLKEHALEELLAAPDISTTLGLRDKAMLEFFYATGVRVSELTALDLDSIDYAKFEVRVVGKGRKERIVPIHKTAADAVRAYVGSGRKTLAQGRRPEEGATTALFLNFRGARLTPHGVRCIVGKYVRQVGLSGGITPHAVRHTFATHLLERGADLRYIQELLGHVDLSSTQVYTHLDKARLKEVYLKAHPRA from the coding sequence ATGGGACTAACAGCGGCGGAGGTCCGAGAGCGGTTCTTAACCCACCTGGGGGCGGAAAGAAATCTCTCGGCCAACACCATTAGCGCATACGATACCGATATCCTCCAGTTTTTCGCTTTTATCGAGCGAGAGGCGTTGGACATGGAAGATGTCGATTTTCGCGTCTTGCGGAACTACCTGGGGCTATTGCAGCGAAAAGGATATGACCGAAAGAGCGTAGCGCGTAAACTTTCCGCGATACGCGCCTTCTATCGGTTCGCTCGGGAGCGCGCCGGTATCGAGAAGAACCCCGCCGATATCGTATCCGCCCCGAAATTAGAGAAGAAACTACCCAAGTATTTAAAAGAGCACGCGCTCGAAGAATTGCTGGCGGCGCCCGACATCTCGACCACGCTGGGATTACGCGACAAAGCGATGCTCGAATTTTTCTATGCGACCGGTGTGCGGGTGAGCGAGTTGACCGCGCTCGACCTCGACAGCATAGATTACGCGAAGTTCGAAGTGCGCGTCGTCGGAAAGGGGCGCAAAGAGCGAATTGTGCCGATACATAAAACCGCCGCGGACGCCGTCCGAGCATATGTAGGGTCGGGCAGAAAAACATTGGCCCAGGGCCGAAGACCCGAAGAAGGCGCCACCACAGCGCTGTTTTTGAACTTTCGCGGCGCGCGGCTGACCCCCCACGGCGTCCGCTGTATTGTCGGCAAGTATGTAAGGCAAGTGGGCCTAAGCGGGGGGATAACGCCGCATGCCGTAAGGCATACTTTCGCGACGCATCTCTTGGAGCGCGGCGCGGATTTAAGGTATATACAAGAGCTGCTCGGGCACGTTGATTTATCATCGACACAGGTTTATACTCATTTAGATAAAGCACGGCTTAAAGAAGTATACTTGAAGGCGCATCCGAGGGCTTAG
- the yajC gene encoding preprotein translocase subunit YajC translates to MDGSTLLIIYIAAFFVIYYMFLIRPQQKRAKERRVLLSELKVNDEVITFGGLHGKIKDIREDIVILQIDENVRVKVDKDAIGARTAKDEAGKAAVAK, encoded by the coding sequence TTGGACGGATCGACATTACTGATAATCTACATAGCCGCGTTTTTCGTGATCTACTATATGTTTTTGATTAGGCCGCAGCAAAAACGGGCCAAAGAGCGCAGGGTGCTCCTTAGCGAACTCAAGGTCAATGACGAGGTCATAACCTTTGGCGGGCTTCACGGAAAGATAAAGGATATCCGCGAAGATATCGTCATCCTGCAAATAGACGAGAACGTGCGCGTCAAAGTCGACAAGGATGCGATAGGCGCAAGGACGGCTAAGGACGAGGCCGGGAAAGCTGCGGTGGCGAAGTAG